A DNA window from Ranitomeya imitator isolate aRanImi1 chromosome 2, aRanImi1.pri, whole genome shotgun sequence contains the following coding sequences:
- the NR1D1 gene encoding nuclear receptor subfamily 1 group D member 1, which translates to MATVECSNNTGGVISYIGSSGSSPSRTSPVSLYSECSSGSPQSGGPHYPSYLPPSPSHSYSASSSGSGGETSPRATYGLASSPGGLHVAFDDGSRVSPSKTSSNITKLNGMVLLCKVCGDVASGFHYGVHACEGCKGFFRRSIQQNIQYKKCLKNETCSIVRINRNRCQQCRFRKCLSVGMSRDAVRFGRIPKREKQRMLAEMHSAMSHIAGGHFGRRSPVPLQPQQLRPSSPPHMGPTSCPSPPSISEPYHQYPQQLTPPRSPSPDHVDDVIGQVTRAHRQIFVYAHEKLNGKVTSWENAHENHAPICWSQDSAESRGKRSVHLACPMSALSCGGPPRSVQEVWEDFSLSFTPAVREVVDFARHIPGFQDLTQQDQVTLLKAGTFEVLMVRFASLFDVRERSLRFLSGATYSLPELQAMGMGELLSSMFDFSEKLASLNLNQEELGIFTALVLISADRSGMENTSLVEQLQETLIRALRSLVLKNSPNDISRFTKLLLRLPDLRTLNSMHSEKLLSFRVDTH; encoded by the exons ATGGCCACTGTGGAGTGCAGCAACAACACTG GTGGAGTTATAAGTTACATTGGCTCCAGCGGCTCGTCCCCAAGTAGGACCAGCCCCGTATCTCTGTATAGCGAATGCTCATCTGGAAGCCCACAAAGTGGAGGGCCTCACTACCCATCCTACCTGCCACCATCACCTTCTCATTCTTATAGTGCCAGCTCCTCTGGTTCAGGGGGCGAGACCTCTCCTCGCGCAACCTATGGTCTGGCTTCATCTCCTGGAGGGCTCCATGTGGCATTTGATGATGGAAGCAGGGTGTCGCCAAGCAAAACTTCAAGCAACATTACAA AGTTGAATGGAATGGTTTTGTTATGTAAAGTCTGTGGAGATGTTGCCTCTGGTTTTCATTATGGAGTACACGCTTGTGAAGGCTGCAAG GGATTTTTCCGGCGCAGCATCCAGCAAAACATTCAGTACAAGAAATGTTTGAAGAATGAGACCTGCTCTATTGTGAGGATCAACAGAAACCGATGCCAGCAGTGCCGGTTTCGGAAGTGTCTCTCAGTGGGCATGTCTAGAGATG CTGTGAGGTTTGGTCGCATCCCAAAAAGAGAGAAACAGAGGATGTTGGCAGAGATGCACAGTGCAATGAGTCACATTGCTGGTGGCCACTTTGGGAGAAGGAGCCCAGTTCCACTTCAGCCACAGCAACTTCGACCTTCTTCTCCACCCCACATGGGCCCAACTTCTTGCCCTTCACCTCCTTCTATCTCTGAACCCTATCATCAATATCCACAACAGCTGACACCTCCACGCTCTCCCAGTCCAGATCACGTTGATGATGTTATCGGTCAAGTGACTCGGGCTCATCGACAGATTTTTGTCTATGCCCATGAAAAATTGAATGGAAAAGTGACATCTTGGGAGAATGCTCATGAAAACCATGCTCCTATTTGCTGGTCGCAAGACAGTGCAGAATCCAGAGGAAAACGCAGTGTTCACCTG GCATGTCCGATGAGTGCCCTTTCCTGTGGAGGTCCACCTCGCTCTGTGCAGGAGGTCTGGGAGGATTTTTCTCTTAGCTTTACCCCAGCTGTACGGGAGGTGGTAGACTTTGCACGTCATATTCCTGGCTTTCAAGACTTAACTCAACAAGACCAAGTCACCCTGCTAAAGGCAGGTACATTTGAG GTCCTTATGGTACGTTTTGCCTCCTTGTTTGATGTGCGGGAACGCTCCCTTCGTTTTCTCAGCGGAGCTACATACTCTCTTCCAGAGCTTCAAGCCATGGGGATGGGCGAGCTTCTTAGCTCAATGTTTGATTTCAGTGAAAAGTTGGCATCTCTTAACCTGAATCAAGAGGAACTGGGGATTTTCACTGCACTTGTCCTCATTTCTGCAG ATCGATCTGGGATGGAGAATACCTCATTGGTTGAGCAGCTGCAGGAGACTCTGATACGCGCTCTTCGCTCTCTCGTCCTGAAAAACAGTCCAAATGACATTTCCCGTTTCACAAAACTACTACTGCGGCTGCCGGACTTGCGGACCCTTAACAGTATGCACTCGGAGAAACTTCTGTCATTCCGAGTTGACACACACTGA